The Cygnus atratus isolate AKBS03 ecotype Queensland, Australia chromosome 2, CAtr_DNAZoo_HiC_assembly, whole genome shotgun sequence genome window below encodes:
- the CRH gene encoding corticoliberin has translation MKLQVLVCTGLLLLLVALLPCQECRALSKSPGAAHGALHQPDFFPQQQQQQQTLPVLLRMGEEYFLRLGNLNKRPAGSFSASSSSSSSSSSHPQPQASATNFFRAAVQQLQQLPERSLGSPEEGEGEGEAVEREKRSEEPPISLDLTFHLLREVLEMARAEQLAQQAHSNRKLMEIIGK, from the coding sequence ATGAAGCTCCAGGTGCTGGTGTGCAcgggactgctgctgctgctggtcgccctcctgccctgccaggagTGCAGGGCGCTCAGCAAGAGCCCCGGAGCCGCCCACGGGGCTCTGCACCAGCCGGATTTCttcccgcagcagcagcagcagcagcaaactctGCCCGTCCTGCTCCGCATGGGAGAAGAGTATTTCCTGCGCCTGGGCAACCTCAACAAGAGACCCGCCGGCTCTTTCTCCgcctcttccagcagcagcagcagcagcagcagccacccacAGCCCCAAGCCTCCGCCACCAACTTTTTCCGGGCGGCGGTgcaacagctgcagcagctgcccgaGCGCTCGCTGGGGAGCCCCGAGGAGGGCGAAGGCGAGGGGGAGGCCGTGGAGAGGGAGAAGCGGTCCGAGGAGCCCCCCATTTCTCTGGACCTGACTTTCCACCTCCTCCGAGAGGTCTTGGAGATGGCCCGAGCCGAGCAGTTGGCGCAGCAAGCCCACAGCAACAGGAAACTGATGGAGATCATCGGGAAGTGA